TCCGTCTCCTGTAGGTGATGTGCTTGCCGGGTATTGGTACATTGACCTGATTTTAATAGGTAAATAAATCTACGAACCATCTGTTCAACTTAGTATAATGTAAAAATACCTGAGTATTTAGCCAATTTATGATTGGCTTAAAAAAGTAATTTAGGACCGCTAATACTTGCCATAATTTTTTAATACATGATGAAATACAAACCGCTTGCATTTATTGCATTGGTGTTTTTAGCGGATTCCGCTATTGCTCAGAACAAAAATATCTACCATAAAGGTTGGGTAGATTTTAATAAAAATGGGAAAATGGATGTTTTTGAAGATCCTTCAAAACCTATTGATGCCCGGGTAAAAGACTTATTAAGTCAGATGACCGTTGACGAAAAAACTTGTCAGACAGCCACATTATATGGCTATGGTAGGGTATTGAAAGATGAAATGCCAACTGCCGAATGGAAAACAAAGATCTGGAAAGATGGTATTGCAAATATAGATGAGGAGTTAAACAGTCTCCCATATAATAAAAAGGCTGTAACAGAATATTCTTTCCCTTTTAGCAAACATGCCAATGCCATCAATACCGTACAAAAATGGTTTGTGGAGGAAACGCGTTTGGGCATTCCTGTAGATTTTAGTAATGAAGGGATTCATGGCTTGTGCCACGATAGGGCTACTCCTTTTCCTGCTCCCGTAAATATTGGCAGCACATGGAATAAAAAACTGGTGTATCAGGCAGGAAGTATTGTAGGTCGAGAAGCCAGAGCTTTAGGCTATACCAATGTGTATGCACCAATACTTGATGTGGCTAGAGATCAACGTTGGGGCAGGGTAGTGGAATGTTATGCTGAAGATCCATTCCTGATTGCAGAGTTGGGCAAGCAAATGACATTAGGGATTCAGGACCAGGGGACCGCTGCTACATTAAAGCATTATGCTGTATATAGTGTGCCTAAAGGCGGACGGGATGGTCAGGCACGTACTGACCCACATGTGGCTCCAAGAGAAATGCACGAGATGTTTCTTTATCCATTTAGAAGGGTGATACAGGAAGCCAAGCCAATGGGGATCATGAGTAGCTATAACGATTGGAATGGAGAACCAATAACGGGAAGTTATTACTTCCTGACCGAGCTTTTGCGTAAACAATTTGGCTTTGATGGTTATGTGGTTTCGGATAGCGAGGCTGTAGAATTTCTTTCGGGTAAACATCATGTTGCTGAAGATTACAAAGAGGCCGTGAGACAGTCTATCCAGGCTGGATTGAATGTGCGTACGCACTTTACCATGCCCGAGAATTTTATACTTCCACTAAGGGAGCTGGTTAAAGAAGGTTCTATATCCATGAAGACGTTGGATGAACGCGTTGGTGATGTACTAAGAGTGAAATTTAAATTGGGTTTGTTTGACGATCCTTATGTAAAAGACCCTGCATCTTCCGATAAAAAGGTACACACCAAAGCCGATGAAGAACTGGCTGTACAGTTAAACAGAGAGTCAATGGTTTTACTTAAAAATGAAAAGAACCTGTTGCCCCTTGATGTTAACAAATACAAAAATATATTGGTTACCGGGCCATTGGCAACGGAAGTAGATTACACGACAAGTAGGTACGGACCATCTAATAATCCTATTACCTCTATTCTGGAAGGAATTAAAGCTTTTGTAGGCAAAACTGCAAAAGTAAATTATAGTAAAGGATGCGATGTGATTGATGCCAAATGGCCTGAAAGTGAGATTATCCCTACAGACCTTACAGCAGAAGAAAAGGCGCAGATCGATAAAGCAGTTGCTGATGCAAAAATGTCAGACATTGTAATTGCAGTAGTAGGTGAAACAGACGGTCAGGTTGGCGAAAGTAAATCACGGACGAGTTTAAACCTACCGGGTCGTCAGTTGCTATTGTTGCAGGCTTTACATGCAACTGGAAAACCTATCGTAATGGTGATGGTAAATGGTCGTCCTCTGACGATTAACTGGGAAAACCGTTATTTACCAGCAATCCTTCAAGCTGGATTCCCGGGACCATCGGCAGGGAAAGTGGTTGCAGAAACCTTGTTTGGTGAAAATAATCCTGGCGGTAAACTAACTATGACCTATCCAAAATCCATTGGTCAGATTGAGCTGAACTTCCCTTTTAAACCGGGTTCTCAAGCGGGACAGGGTAAAAATGATGATCCCAATGGAAATGGTAAAACTCGCGTGTTAGGAGCTTTATATCCTTTTGGATATGGATT
This is a stretch of genomic DNA from Candidatus Pedobacter colombiensis. It encodes these proteins:
- a CDS encoding glycoside hydrolase family 3 N-terminal domain-containing protein, with amino-acid sequence MMKYKPLAFIALVFLADSAIAQNKNIYHKGWVDFNKNGKMDVFEDPSKPIDARVKDLLSQMTVDEKTCQTATLYGYGRVLKDEMPTAEWKTKIWKDGIANIDEELNSLPYNKKAVTEYSFPFSKHANAINTVQKWFVEETRLGIPVDFSNEGIHGLCHDRATPFPAPVNIGSTWNKKLVYQAGSIVGREARALGYTNVYAPILDVARDQRWGRVVECYAEDPFLIAELGKQMTLGIQDQGTAATLKHYAVYSVPKGGRDGQARTDPHVAPREMHEMFLYPFRRVIQEAKPMGIMSSYNDWNGEPITGSYYFLTELLRKQFGFDGYVVSDSEAVEFLSGKHHVAEDYKEAVRQSIQAGLNVRTHFTMPENFILPLRELVKEGSISMKTLDERVGDVLRVKFKLGLFDDPYVKDPASSDKKVHTKADEELAVQLNRESMVLLKNEKNLLPLDVNKYKNILVTGPLATEVDYTTSRYGPSNNPITSILEGIKAFVGKTAKVNYSKGCDVIDAKWPESEIIPTDLTAEEKAQIDKAVADAKMSDIVIAVVGETDGQVGESKSRTSLNLPGRQLLLLQALHATGKPIVMVMVNGRPLTINWENRYLPAILQAGFPGPSAGKVVAETLFGENNPGGKLTMTYPKSIGQIELNFPFKPGSQAGQGKNDDPNGNGKTRVLGALYPFGYGLSYTTFEFNNLQLSQNEIHHQADIQISVDVKNTGARKGDEVVQLYLKDVVSSVTTYESVLRGFERVSLAPGETKTVKFVLHPDDLALLDKNMNWTVEPGKFRVMIGNSSEDIRLKKEFTVIN